One Tachysurus vachellii isolate PV-2020 chromosome 8, HZAU_Pvac_v1, whole genome shotgun sequence genomic window carries:
- the nostrin gene encoding nostrin: MVKVQSKPPASVKMKEPLSTCTYNLLYQDLKRFSKNGEYFCKELVTVFQQRSELEISYAKRLQKLAGKLLSVSKTMTSNSTYNAWSLVSNEMFSTAEAHRTLGQSLQQDAVVEIRQMLDEHTKRKRPLENAIEKSRKLVVNNWNEQLKAKKKLTALTREHEALFSFVEKNKHICTEKEKQKMFNRLSKSAELQVKADEDYFNMNLDSHQIRLKWENTLKSCYQIVQETEKQRIETLSNAVNRYNLYMCSYSQTLIHNQEQIEEAVRRVDVEKDIQTLVENTCVTADDNKAEFLIVDYFEEEGKTIMEKERRRNALKTKLQRLQEFILKTRKEKEGLEKMLTLDAENISCKKPLEEQEQLLEEYVLKLDLLEATYCKLNQSMMDFEGKPKPFHRFNDSITKFKEKEVEHSIVKLSRPVRIKTTPFRSRQSFRTSVIYKASVKNSVECQDSVPSVEASGGSVKYTHKHKSEINRPSSRSQEEAREGEGELQFSSIGKCKALYDFSSEKRDELNIKEGDLLDILRKDNSGWWYGELNGKRGHFPYNYVKELPVLKMAKSSDA; the protein is encoded by the exons ATGGTCAAAGTGCAAAGCAAACCGCCAGCCAGTGTGAAGATGAAGGAGCCGCTGAGCACCTGCACC TACAACCTGCTCTACCAGGACCTCAAGAGATTCTCAAAAAATGGAGAATATTTCTGCAAAGAACTTGTAACAGTATTCCAGCAAAG ATCCGAGCTGGAAATCAGCTACGCTAAAAGGCTGCAGAAACTTGCTGGAAAACTCCTTAGTGTGTCCAAAACAATGACTAGCAA CTCAACATATAATGCCTGGTCCCTTGTATCAAACGAGATGTTCTCAACAGCAGAGGCACACAG AACACTAGGGCAAAGTCTTCAACAGGATGCTGTTGTGGAAATCCGTCAAATGCTGGATGAACACACCAAGAGGAAGAGACca CTGGAAAATGCAATTGAAAAATCAAGGAAACTTGTTGTGAACAACTGGAATGAACAACTGAAg gcaaAGAAAAAGTTGACTGCTTTAACCCGGGAGCATGAAGCACTCTTTAGCTTTGTGGAAAAGAACAAACACATctgcacagagaaagagaagcagAAG ATGTTTAACAGATTGAGTAAATCAGCAGAGCTTCAAGTGAAAGCTGATGAAGACTACTTCAATATGAACCTGGACAGCCATCAGATTAGACTGAAGTGGGAGAACACACTTAAAAGCTGCTATCAG ATTGTTCAGGAAACTGAGAAGCAAAGGATAGAAACTCTGAGCAACGCTGTGAATAGGTACAATCTCTATATGTGCAGCTACAGCCAGACTCTTATTCAT AATCAGGAGCAGATTGAGGAGGCTGTCAGGAGAGTGGATGTGGAGAAAGACATTCAAACTCTGGTGGAAAACACCTGTGTTACAGCAGATGATAACAAAGCTGAATTCCTCATCGTTGATTACTTT gaggaagaaggaaagacaataatggaaaaagaaagacgAAGAAATGCGTTGAAGACGAAACTCCAGCGACTACAAGAATTCATTCTTAAAAccaggaaagagaaagaag GGCTGGAGAAAATGTTGACACTAGATGCTGAAAATATCTCGTGTAAAAAACCCCTGGAGGAACAAGAGCAGCTGCTCGAAGAG TATGTCTTAAAACTGGACCTTTTGGAGGCCACGTACTGTAAACTGAACCAATCGATGATGGACTTTGAGGGGAAGCCGAAACCTTTCCATCGTTTCAACGACAGCATCACAAAATTCAAAGAAAAG GAGGTTGAGCACAGTATAGTGAAGCTGTCTCGCCCAGTTCGGATCAAAACGACGCCATTTAGATCACGGCAGTCTTTCAGGACCTCGGTCATTTATAAAGCCTCGGTGAAAAATAGCGTCGAGTGTCAAGACTCGGTTCCTTCTGTAGAGGCTAGTGGTGGATCagtcaaatacacacataagCACAAATCTGAGATTAACAGACCATCTTCAAGGTCTCAGGAGGAAGCCAGGGAAG GTGAAGGTGAACTCCAGTTTAGCAGTATAGGTAAATGTAAGGCTTTATACGACTTCTCGTCAGAGAAAAGGGATGAGTTAAACATTAAAGAAG GAGATCTTCTCGACATCCTTCGAAAGGACAACAGTGGATGGTGGTATGGAGAACTGAATGGGAAGAGAGGTCACTTTCCTTATAATTATGTCAAAGAGTTGCCTGTTTTGAAAATGGCAAAGTCTTCTGATGCGTAA
- the spc25 gene encoding kinetochore protein Spc25, producing MASIKDLDVGEKFSSKLEEIRTKLLSQAMGEMLNEATVEFCQAHKQYMKSVVDTCSKKCREDETMFETIQGYTEELKHLNSNMRERNGERPEILGSIQDKESHKEHLIQKIEKLKQEQAKNRELIHSQNKANKDRLKNLNKVKEIFQEWLSLEIRKIQGEKLQFIFRNINHKNPQNAFTFLLRINENGEYQIVSCDPPLAKMDQLERQLQETNNLSAFLANVRKEFVALHNTTKTA from the exons ATGGCATCGATTAAAGATCTGGATGTCGGGGAAAAGTTCAGCAGCAAGCTGGAGGAAATCAGGACTAAACTGTTGTCTCAGGCAATGGGCGAAATGCTGAACGAAGCTACAGTGGAATTCTGTCAAGCTCACAAACAGTACATGAAGTCTGTTGTGG ATACATGTTCGAAAAAGTGCCGGGAAGATGAGACCATGTTTGAAACCATACAGGGTTATACAGAAG AGTTGAAACATCTGAATTCCAACATGAGGGAGAGAAATGGTGAAAGACCGGAAATCTTGGGATCGATCCAGGACAAAGAAAGCCATAAAGAACACCTTATTCAAAAGATTGAGAAGCTGAAGCAAGAGCAGGCCAAGAACAGAGAAT TGATTCACTCACAAAACAAAGCCAACAAGGACCGACTAAAGAACTTGAACAAAGTTAAAGAGATCTTCCAGGAATGGCTAAGCCTTGAGATCCGAAAAATCCAGG gtgagaAGCTGCAGTTCATCTTCAGAAACATCAaccacaagaatccacaaaatGCCTTCACCTTTCTTTTAAGGATAAATGAGAATGGAGAGTACCAAA TCGTCTCCTGTGATCCTCCCCTGGCGAAGATGGATCAGCTTGAGCGTCAACTTCAGGAGACCAACAACCTCTCTGCATTTCTGGCTAATGTCAGGAAAGAGTTTGTGGCACTACATAATACTACAAAGACTGCCTGA